Proteins co-encoded in one Acanthopagrus latus isolate v.2019 chromosome 10, fAcaLat1.1, whole genome shotgun sequence genomic window:
- the LOC119027188 gene encoding macrophage mannose receptor 1-like isoform X2, which translates to MQWSLFLLLLMANTTSDQFYVIEEEETWLQARKYCRENHTDLVSGKTQLEDQELTGKLQDKTRDYWIGLFRVTWRWSDGRSSFVRPWNQIYSDSQPDNKCAKLDKEGRWRTDNCNSTKPFFCYNDKVILVKENKTWEEAINHCREKYNDLISITDAEQQSWVQEIAKNASSSHVWLGLRFTCILEAWFWVTNERVDYKNWASSVKMDDCDMSGAMETGGEHKWYKEDDMREFNFLCSKF; encoded by the exons ATGCAGTGGAGCCTGTTTCTGCTCCTTCTGATGG CAAATACTACATCTGACCAATTCTATGTGATTGAAGAAGAGGAGACCTGGCTACAGGCCCGAAAGTACTGCAGAGAGAATCACACAGACCTGgtcagtggaaaaacacagctggaagacCAAGAACTAACCGGGAAGCTTCAGGACAAGACAAGAGATTATTGGATCGGCCTGTTCAGAGTCACCTGGAGGTGGTCTGATGGGAGAAGTTCCTTTGTCAGACCCTGGAACCAAATCTATTCTGACAGTCAGCCAGACAACAAATGTGCTAAGCTGGATAAAGAAGGCAGATGGAGGACTGACAACTGTAACTCAACAAAACCTTTCTTCTGCTACAACG ACAAAGTGATCCTGGTCAAAGAGAACAAGACCTGGGAGGAGGCCATCAATCACTGCAGAGAGAAGTACAACGACCTGATCTCCATCACTGAcgctgagcagcagagctggGTCCAAGAGATAGCCAAGAACGCCTCCAGTTCCCACGTCTGGCTGGGACTGCGCTTCACCTGCATTCTGGAAGCCTGGTTCTGGGTCACCAACGAGAGGGTCGACTACAAGAACTGGGCCTCAAGCGTAAAGATGGACGACTGCGACATGTCTGGAGCCatggagacaggaggagaacaCAAGTGGTACAAAGAGGACGATATGAGGGAGTTTAATTTCCTCTGCTCTAAGTTTTGA
- the LOC119027188 gene encoding macrophage mannose receptor 1-like isoform X1, which yields MQWSLFLLLLMGQCSLFTCQLYKYHFINKNKSWYEAQEYCRQKYTDLASVYRQTDINTLQTANKQDKEAWIGLYNETVTNKTDWEWRWSQAEVKYTENQTNWKNGEPNNAPGSEYCVVMSTDMNKWVDISCTSPHHRFICYDANTTSDQFYVIEEEETWLQARKYCRENHTDLVSGKTQLEDQELTGKLQDKTRDYWIGLFRVTWRWSDGRSSFVRPWNQIYSDSQPDNKCAKLDKEGRWRTDNCNSTKPFFCYNDKVILVKENKTWEEAINHCREKYNDLISITDAEQQSWVQEIAKNASSSHVWLGLRFTCILEAWFWVTNERVDYKNWASSVKMDDCDMSGAMETGGEHKWYKEDDMREFNFLCSKF from the exons ATGCAGTGGAGCCTGTTTCTGCTCCTTCTGATGG GTCAGTGTTCCCTCTTCACATGTCAACTCTATAAATACCACTTCATTAATAAGAACAAGAGCTGGTATGAAGCCCAGGAGTACTGTAGACAGAAGTATACAGACCTGGCCTCAgtgtatagacagacagacatcaacACACTGCAAACTGccaacaaacaagacaaagaagCCTGGATTGGACTGTACAATGAAActgtaacaaacaaaactgactgGGAGTGGCGCTGGTCTCAGGCAGAGGTGAAGTACACTGAAAATCAGACAAACTGGAAAAATGGAGAACCCAATAATGCACCAGGTAGTGAGTACTGTGTGGTCATGAGCACTGACATGAACAAATGGGTGGATATCTCTTGTACGTCGCCACACCATCGATTTATCTGCTATGATG CAAATACTACATCTGACCAATTCTATGTGATTGAAGAAGAGGAGACCTGGCTACAGGCCCGAAAGTACTGCAGAGAGAATCACACAGACCTGgtcagtggaaaaacacagctggaagacCAAGAACTAACCGGGAAGCTTCAGGACAAGACAAGAGATTATTGGATCGGCCTGTTCAGAGTCACCTGGAGGTGGTCTGATGGGAGAAGTTCCTTTGTCAGACCCTGGAACCAAATCTATTCTGACAGTCAGCCAGACAACAAATGTGCTAAGCTGGATAAAGAAGGCAGATGGAGGACTGACAACTGTAACTCAACAAAACCTTTCTTCTGCTACAACG ACAAAGTGATCCTGGTCAAAGAGAACAAGACCTGGGAGGAGGCCATCAATCACTGCAGAGAGAAGTACAACGACCTGATCTCCATCACTGAcgctgagcagcagagctggGTCCAAGAGATAGCCAAGAACGCCTCCAGTTCCCACGTCTGGCTGGGACTGCGCTTCACCTGCATTCTGGAAGCCTGGTTCTGGGTCACCAACGAGAGGGTCGACTACAAGAACTGGGCCTCAAGCGTAAAGATGGACGACTGCGACATGTCTGGAGCCatggagacaggaggagaacaCAAGTGGTACAAAGAGGACGATATGAGGGAGTTTAATTTCCTCTGCTCTAAGTTTTGA
- the LOC119027196 gene encoding complement C1q-like protein 2 yields the protein MENISALMVVCLLAGLSECLAGENGNQTQVTELTDEDMADASVENDALYHLNQGLDAPAILTSNSTGTQSRCEPPIYTVLKQLGALEERLAATVRALEETNKKLEASEKKLSALNSTVTELSAEDKGWPRVAFSAALPIDGTIGPADVLYPLVYRHVLSNIGGHYNTDTGYFTAPVRGVYYFSFTSFWWGANPGSCGGSLYKNGNKVVSWYVTNSNHASSGSNSAVLQLQVGDNVNVRLWNNRRISDNGNKYSSFSGFLLFPV from the exons ATGGAGAACATCTCAGCGCTGatggttgtgtgtttgcttgcagGTCTATCTGAATGCCTGGCTGGAGAAAACGGCAACCAGACCCAGGTTACCGAGCTGACAGATGAGGACATGGCGGACGCGTCGGTAGAAAATGATGCTTTGTATCATTTGAATCAAGGGCTTGATGCACCAGCTATTTTGACATCTAACTCAACAGGAACCCAGAGCAGATGTGAGCCACCCATCTACACAGTGCTGAAGCAGCTTGGGGCTCTGGAAGAAAGGCTTGCAGCGACTGTGAGAGCCCTGGAGGAGACGAACAAGAAGCTAGAGGCCAGTGAGAAGAAGCTGTCTGCACTGAACAGCACAGTGACTGAGCTTAGTGCAGAGGATAAAG GATGGCCTCGGGTTGCATTTTCCGCCGCATTACCAATCGATGGCACCATTGGTCCTGCAGATGTTCTTTACCCCCTGGTGTACAGACACGTTCTGTCCAACATTGGAGGCCActacaacacagacacag GTTATTTTACAGCACCAGTGCGAGGAGTCTATTATTTCAGCTTCACTTCCTTCTGGTGGGGAGCAAATCCTGGAAGTTGTGGTGGAAGTTTGTACAAAAATGGAAACAAGGTAGTGTCATGGTATGTTACCAATAGCAATCACGCTTCCTCTGGATCTAACAGCGCTGTGTTGCAACTACAAGTTGGAGACAATGTTAATGTTCGTCTTTGGAATAATAGGAGGATCAGTGACAACGGAAATAAATACTCCTCATTCAGTGGATTCTTGCTCTTCCCTGTGTGA
- the LOC119027185 gene encoding ELKS/Rab6-interacting/CAST family member 1-like: MAAKTIFLLALLGVASSKLPHKRTCDPEPRKDRPTLCSNYGNILYLDKRQAIIEKNQSMLEQRISALEGKAKKIARLETLVTDLSSALGDLERMKTQTETEFQNTKTQLKKHKEDIASLKREVRDLVEHRERVGGNFSEIEKKLDATEKQLRDKTAKLENLETETEGAFNDTQRLLSLYKNELSNLTTTAQRLEVKVEARLDSTRTEFDAKLKEVQNKNEAFSTKLNEQSAKVDEFKEESDRKLRSIDTQLKTQKTTVDMQKADIDSLKSSTAGIKTRLGSAEGKLAEQNTLKEALNRLTADANAKVAFSATIIESTHVFTGPGSSHRKTLIFNRVLTNIGKAYNSKTGIFTAPRKGVYHFSFMTFGYSGYTSGAILVKNGHYQVSTWEFKGPDASDTTSNAVILELSVGDCVSIILWQGGKVHSSVFSGFLVFPTS; encoded by the exons ATGGCTGCCAAGACGATTTTCCTTCTTGCTTTGTTAGGAGTTGCATCTTCCAAACTCCCACATAAACGGACATGTGACCCAGAACCAAGAAAGGACAGACCGACTCTGTGCTCAAATTACGGAAATATATTATACCTTGATAAACGCCAGGCAATAATCGAAAAGAATCAAAGCATGCTGGAACAAAGGATTAGTGCACTGGAAGGTAAGGCCAAGAAGATTGCACGTCTGGAAACCTTAGTGACTGACCTTTCAAGTGCACTTGGGGATCTTGAAAGGATGAAGACACAGACCGAGACGGaattccaaaacacaaagacacagctaaagaaacacaaggaggACATCGCCAGCCTGAAGAGGGAGGTTCGAGATCTGGTCGAACACAGGGAGAGAGTCGGGGGAAACTTCAGTGAGATTGAAAAGAAGCTTGATGCCACCGAGAAGCAGTTGAGGGACAAGACAGCCAAGCTGGAAAATCTGGAGACTGAAACTGAAGGTGCGTTCAATGACACACAGAGACTCCTGAGTCTATATAAGAATGAACTTTCCAACCTGACCACGACGGCCCAGAGGCTTGAAGTCAAAGTCGAAGCCCGACTGGATTCCACGAGGACGGAATTTGATGCCAAACTGAAGGaggtacaaaacaaaaatgaag ctTTCAGCACAAAACTGAATGAGCAAAGTGCTAAAGTTGATGAATTTAAGGAGGAATCTGACAGAAAGTTGAGGAGTattgacacacagctgaaaacacaaaaaaccacAGTGGACATGCAGAAGGCTGACATCGACTCCCTGAAGAGCAGCACTGCAG GTATCAAAACCAGACTGGGGTCAGCTGAGGGAAAACTTGCTGAACAAAATACACTCAAAGAAGCACTGAACAGGCTTACAGCAGACG CTAATGCCAAGGTGGCATTTTCTGCTACTATAATCGAATCTACTCATGTGTTCACTGGACCTGGCAGCAGTCACAGAAAAACTCTGATTTTCAACAGAGTTTTGACAAATATTGGCAAAGCTTACAACTCTAAAACAG GCATCTTCACTGCTCCACGGAAAGGGGTTTACCACTTCTCATTCATGACTTTTGGATACAGCGGCTACACTTCAGGAGCCATCCTGGTGAAGAACGGCCATTACCAAGTGAGCACATGGGAGTTCAAAGGGCCAGACGCGAGCGACACCACCAGCAACGCAGTCATTCTGGAGCTGAGTGTCGGAGACTGTGTCAGCATCATCCTGTGGCAAGGTGGAAAAGTACATTCAAGTGTCTTCAGTGGGTTCCTTGTCTTCCCAACATCCTAG
- the si:ch211-63p21.8 gene encoding kelch-like protein 33 isoform X2: protein MEFTRRYLPLEWEERWRREKERRRRVIEDGGEEGIEQDNRELKRIVAYNDSRMGLLSARGKNEGSEVRVRGKSQEEFGEQMSEEAFGDEGLVHTYSSETYPEEVFSALREFLDSSLLTDMTLTTNSESSFHVHSPVLAAVSSFIQEKLRDESGKRSNNDKDVKVGRRSVTLGPDVDHVGLQAVVEFAYTGAVLSLNKDSMALIKAAAQALGVPRLLDLCNKEERVKEVGSPEKEALKIPSQEQLKITLQSIKHLWEDRVGCDVILDVDGASFHVHRVILAASSDYFRGMFTCGMRESHQTCVTLPFILASELEALISSSYSGSLPLSWDCVFEITCTALQLQFQPALSLCLDFMRQEMEASSCLDVASFAEAYGMSELFEEANDFVLRNFWEVSATAKFQDLPAEKLLDILHCDGLCVPSELAVFRAVSSWVEADPEERLGQAGMLMTGVRFPLMTFREFREVRAINLRMECFGNNEVELYGSALKEFAFSPPQSQDQCRVRHPKEALVLVGGDQMNPDAGRRIASRELWFANSLRSGTGLVKDIEWRRLGEMPDKLKFRHGVAAMGGKLYVVGGCYFYTKDDIMKSAYSFDPVQNTWKRLADMQEFRSNFSVVVHKERLYAIGGDKEINTNIDSVEMYNPDTDSWSFVQSLDQALSGYAVTVADGGIFISGGFNCKYECLVSLFLYHPERGTTYLADMTHDRAQHCMEHLRGRLYVAGGVCNLRKFYTDQQTCEAYDPVADAWTAFTSLSVPHVGAASAVLEGKLYVLGGYCQEDYSESGLVHRFDPSTQRWENMGRLPGAVTDIRACLLRLPQHLRL from the exons ATGGAGTTCACCAGGCGTTACCTGCCATTGGAATGGGAAGAGCGTTGGAGGCGAGAGAAGGAGAGGCGGAGAAGAGTGATAGAAGACGGCGGAGAGGAGGGAATAGAACAGGACAACCGCGAGCTGAAGAGGATCGTGGCTTACAATGACTCCAGGATGGGGCTGTTGAGTGCAAGGGGTAAGAAcgaggggtcagaggtcagggtgaGAGGTAAAAGCCAGGAGGAATTTGGGGAGCAAATGAGCGAGGAGGCGTTTGGAGATGAAGGACTTGTCCACACATACAGCAGTGAAACCTACCCTGAAGAAGTGTTCTCGGCCTTGAGGGAATTCTTGGATTCGTCTCTTCTCACAGACATGACGCTAACCACTAACAGTGAGAGCAGTTTTCATGTCCACTCCCCTGTCctagctgctgtcagctccttTATTCAAGAGAAACTGAGGGATGAAAGTGGAAAAAGATCGAACAACGATAAGGATGTAAAAGTTGGAAGGAGGTCAGTGACTCTGGGTCCTGACGTTGATCATGTCGGGCTGCAGGCAGTTGTGGAGTTTGCCTACACTGgagctgtgttgtctttaaacaaagacagcatGGCCTTGATTAAGGCTGCAGCTCAAGCACTGGGGGTCCCTAGATTGCTGGATCTCTGcaacaaagaggagagagtaAAGGAAGTTGGAAGTCCTGAGAAGGAGGCGTTAAAGATCCCTTCTCAAGAACAGCTGAAGATTACTCTTCAGTCCATTAAACATCTGTGGGAAGACAGAGTGGGGTGTGATGTGATTCTGGATGTGGACGGTGCTTCATTCCATG TCCACAGAGTTATCCTGGCGGCGAGCAGTGACTACTTCCGTGGCATGTTCACCTGCGGTATGAGGGAATCCCATCAGACCTGTGTCACCCTTCCCTTCATTTTAGCTTCTGAGTTGGAGGCCCTGATTAGCAGCTCTTACAGTGGTTCCCTTCCGCTTAGCTGGGACTGTGTTTTTGAGATCACCTGCACGGCTCTCCAGCTTCAGTTCCAGCCTGCCCTCTCACTGTGCCTTGACTTCATGAGACAGGAAATGGAAGCAAGCTCATGCTTGGATGTGGCATCTTTTGCGGAAGCCTATGGGATGTCAGAACTCTTTGAGGAAGCTAATGACTTTGTACTGAGGAACTTCTGGGAGGTGTCAGCCACTGCAAAGTTTCAAGACTTACCAGCAGAGAAGCTTCTGGACATCCTCCACTGTGATGGTCTGTGCGTTCCCTCAGAGTTGGCTGTATTTCGAGCTGTATCCTCCTGGGTTGAGGCTGATCCTGAGGAGAGATTGGGGCAGGCTGGCATGTTGATGACTGGAGTCCGGTTCCCCCTCATGACCTTTCGAGAGTTCAGAGAGGTCAGGGCCATTAATCTGCGCATGGAGTGCTTCGGAAACAATGAGGTGGAACTCTATGGTTCAGCGCTCAAGGAATTTGCTTTCAGCCCTCCACAATCTCAGGATCAGTGCCGGGTCCGGCATCCCAAAGAGGCTCTGGTTCTGGTCGGGGGAGACCAGATGAACCCGGATGCGGGTCGGCGCATCGCAAGCAGGGAATTGTGGTTTGCAAACTCCTTACGCAGTGGTACAGGGTTAGTGAAGGACATTGAGTGGAGGAGGTTGGGTGAGATGCCAGACAAGCTGAAGTTCAGGCATGGGGTAGCAGCAATGGGAGGAAAGTTGTATGTGGTTGGAGGATGCTACTTCTACACCAAGGATGACATAATGAAATCTGCCTACAG TTTTGACCCTGTGCAGAACACCTGGAAGAGGCTGGCTGACATGCAGGAGTTTAGAAGTAACTTCTCAGTGGTGGTACACAAGGAGCGTCTTTATGCCATTGGTGGAGACAAGGAGATTAACACCAACATAGACAGTGTTGAGATGTACAACCCAGACACTGACTCGTGGAG TTTCGTCCAGTCCCTGGACCAGGCTCTGAGTGGATATGCAGTCACTGTCGCAGATGGAGGAATCTTCATCTCTGGTGGTTTCAACTGTAAATATGAGTGTCTGGTTTCCTTGTTCCTGTACCATCCAGAGAGAGGAACAACCTACCTGGCAGACATGACCCATGACCGAGCCCAGCACTGCATGGAGCACCTGCGTGGCCGTCTTTACGTCGCTGGCGGTGTGTGTAACCTGAGGAAGTTTTACACTGACCAGCAAACCTGTGAGGCGTATGATCCCGTGGCCGACGCCTGGACTGCTTTCACATCGCTGTCTGTGCCTCATGTGGGCGCAGCCTCAGCTGTCCTGGAGGGAAAGCTCTATGTACTGGGGGGATACTGCCAGGAAGATTACAGCGAGTCCGGGCTGGTCCACCGTTTCGATCCCAGCACACAGCGATGGGAAAACATGGGCAGACTGCCGGGGGCTGTTACTGACATACGGGCCTGTCTGCTCCGGTTGCCCCAGCACTTAAGACTTTAA
- the si:ch211-63p21.8 gene encoding kelch-like protein 33 isoform X1, protein MMFCPSVPPVSPPVSPLLFTRRYLPLEWEERWRREKERRRRVIEDGGEEGIEQDNRELKRIVAYNDSRMGLLSARGKNEGSEVRVRGKSQEEFGEQMSEEAFGDEGLVHTYSSETYPEEVFSALREFLDSSLLTDMTLTTNSESSFHVHSPVLAAVSSFIQEKLRDESGKRSNNDKDVKVGRRSVTLGPDVDHVGLQAVVEFAYTGAVLSLNKDSMALIKAAAQALGVPRLLDLCNKEERVKEVGSPEKEALKIPSQEQLKITLQSIKHLWEDRVGCDVILDVDGASFHVHRVILAASSDYFRGMFTCGMRESHQTCVTLPFILASELEALISSSYSGSLPLSWDCVFEITCTALQLQFQPALSLCLDFMRQEMEASSCLDVASFAEAYGMSELFEEANDFVLRNFWEVSATAKFQDLPAEKLLDILHCDGLCVPSELAVFRAVSSWVEADPEERLGQAGMLMTGVRFPLMTFREFREVRAINLRMECFGNNEVELYGSALKEFAFSPPQSQDQCRVRHPKEALVLVGGDQMNPDAGRRIASRELWFANSLRSGTGLVKDIEWRRLGEMPDKLKFRHGVAAMGGKLYVVGGCYFYTKDDIMKSAYSFDPVQNTWKRLADMQEFRSNFSVVVHKERLYAIGGDKEINTNIDSVEMYNPDTDSWSFVQSLDQALSGYAVTVADGGIFISGGFNCKYECLVSLFLYHPERGTTYLADMTHDRAQHCMEHLRGRLYVAGGVCNLRKFYTDQQTCEAYDPVADAWTAFTSLSVPHVGAASAVLEGKLYVLGGYCQEDYSESGLVHRFDPSTQRWENMGRLPGAVTDIRACLLRLPQHLRL, encoded by the exons atgATGTTCTGCCCTAGCGTCCCTCCAGTCTCTCCCCCTGTGTCTCCCCTGTTG TTCACCAGGCGTTACCTGCCATTGGAATGGGAAGAGCGTTGGAGGCGAGAGAAGGAGAGGCGGAGAAGAGTGATAGAAGACGGCGGAGAGGAGGGAATAGAACAGGACAACCGCGAGCTGAAGAGGATCGTGGCTTACAATGACTCCAGGATGGGGCTGTTGAGTGCAAGGGGTAAGAAcgaggggtcagaggtcagggtgaGAGGTAAAAGCCAGGAGGAATTTGGGGAGCAAATGAGCGAGGAGGCGTTTGGAGATGAAGGACTTGTCCACACATACAGCAGTGAAACCTACCCTGAAGAAGTGTTCTCGGCCTTGAGGGAATTCTTGGATTCGTCTCTTCTCACAGACATGACGCTAACCACTAACAGTGAGAGCAGTTTTCATGTCCACTCCCCTGTCctagctgctgtcagctccttTATTCAAGAGAAACTGAGGGATGAAAGTGGAAAAAGATCGAACAACGATAAGGATGTAAAAGTTGGAAGGAGGTCAGTGACTCTGGGTCCTGACGTTGATCATGTCGGGCTGCAGGCAGTTGTGGAGTTTGCCTACACTGgagctgtgttgtctttaaacaaagacagcatGGCCTTGATTAAGGCTGCAGCTCAAGCACTGGGGGTCCCTAGATTGCTGGATCTCTGcaacaaagaggagagagtaAAGGAAGTTGGAAGTCCTGAGAAGGAGGCGTTAAAGATCCCTTCTCAAGAACAGCTGAAGATTACTCTTCAGTCCATTAAACATCTGTGGGAAGACAGAGTGGGGTGTGATGTGATTCTGGATGTGGACGGTGCTTCATTCCATG TCCACAGAGTTATCCTGGCGGCGAGCAGTGACTACTTCCGTGGCATGTTCACCTGCGGTATGAGGGAATCCCATCAGACCTGTGTCACCCTTCCCTTCATTTTAGCTTCTGAGTTGGAGGCCCTGATTAGCAGCTCTTACAGTGGTTCCCTTCCGCTTAGCTGGGACTGTGTTTTTGAGATCACCTGCACGGCTCTCCAGCTTCAGTTCCAGCCTGCCCTCTCACTGTGCCTTGACTTCATGAGACAGGAAATGGAAGCAAGCTCATGCTTGGATGTGGCATCTTTTGCGGAAGCCTATGGGATGTCAGAACTCTTTGAGGAAGCTAATGACTTTGTACTGAGGAACTTCTGGGAGGTGTCAGCCACTGCAAAGTTTCAAGACTTACCAGCAGAGAAGCTTCTGGACATCCTCCACTGTGATGGTCTGTGCGTTCCCTCAGAGTTGGCTGTATTTCGAGCTGTATCCTCCTGGGTTGAGGCTGATCCTGAGGAGAGATTGGGGCAGGCTGGCATGTTGATGACTGGAGTCCGGTTCCCCCTCATGACCTTTCGAGAGTTCAGAGAGGTCAGGGCCATTAATCTGCGCATGGAGTGCTTCGGAAACAATGAGGTGGAACTCTATGGTTCAGCGCTCAAGGAATTTGCTTTCAGCCCTCCACAATCTCAGGATCAGTGCCGGGTCCGGCATCCCAAAGAGGCTCTGGTTCTGGTCGGGGGAGACCAGATGAACCCGGATGCGGGTCGGCGCATCGCAAGCAGGGAATTGTGGTTTGCAAACTCCTTACGCAGTGGTACAGGGTTAGTGAAGGACATTGAGTGGAGGAGGTTGGGTGAGATGCCAGACAAGCTGAAGTTCAGGCATGGGGTAGCAGCAATGGGAGGAAAGTTGTATGTGGTTGGAGGATGCTACTTCTACACCAAGGATGACATAATGAAATCTGCCTACAG TTTTGACCCTGTGCAGAACACCTGGAAGAGGCTGGCTGACATGCAGGAGTTTAGAAGTAACTTCTCAGTGGTGGTACACAAGGAGCGTCTTTATGCCATTGGTGGAGACAAGGAGATTAACACCAACATAGACAGTGTTGAGATGTACAACCCAGACACTGACTCGTGGAG TTTCGTCCAGTCCCTGGACCAGGCTCTGAGTGGATATGCAGTCACTGTCGCAGATGGAGGAATCTTCATCTCTGGTGGTTTCAACTGTAAATATGAGTGTCTGGTTTCCTTGTTCCTGTACCATCCAGAGAGAGGAACAACCTACCTGGCAGACATGACCCATGACCGAGCCCAGCACTGCATGGAGCACCTGCGTGGCCGTCTTTACGTCGCTGGCGGTGTGTGTAACCTGAGGAAGTTTTACACTGACCAGCAAACCTGTGAGGCGTATGATCCCGTGGCCGACGCCTGGACTGCTTTCACATCGCTGTCTGTGCCTCATGTGGGCGCAGCCTCAGCTGTCCTGGAGGGAAAGCTCTATGTACTGGGGGGATACTGCCAGGAAGATTACAGCGAGTCCGGGCTGGTCCACCGTTTCGATCCCAGCACACAGCGATGGGAAAACATGGGCAGACTGCCGGGGGCTGTTACTGACATACGGGCCTGTCTGCTCCGGTTGCCCCAGCACTTAAGACTTTAA